One window of the Leucobacter komagatae genome contains the following:
- a CDS encoding 3-hydroxyacyl-CoA dehydrogenase produces MQHVTVLGTGVLGSQIIFQSAYMGKDVVAYDINDEILAKLPERWEYLKAAYRRDIADATDEKLDAAAARIRATADLADAMKDADIVIEAVPERLDVKQQTWEAVAAVAPAHTIFATNSSTLLPSDIAPFTGRPEKFLALHFANEVWKFNVGEVMGHEGTDPAAFEAVAEFAEEIGMVPVRIHKEQPGYVLNSLLVPFLSAASELFVKGVATPVDIDSTWRIATGAPSGPFQIFDVVGMMTPYYLNVNSDDPIKREFAEIIKRDYIDKGYLGKGAGRGFYEYE; encoded by the coding sequence ATGCAACATGTCACCGTCCTCGGCACTGGTGTCCTTGGTTCGCAGATCATTTTCCAGTCCGCGTATATGGGCAAGGACGTCGTCGCGTACGACATCAACGACGAGATTCTCGCCAAGCTGCCCGAGCGCTGGGAATACCTGAAGGCCGCCTACCGCCGCGACATCGCGGACGCGACCGATGAGAAGCTCGACGCAGCGGCGGCCCGCATCCGCGCGACTGCCGACCTCGCCGACGCGATGAAGGACGCCGACATCGTGATCGAGGCCGTGCCCGAGCGCCTGGACGTCAAGCAGCAGACCTGGGAAGCTGTCGCCGCGGTCGCCCCGGCCCACACCATCTTCGCGACGAACTCGTCGACCCTGCTCCCGAGCGACATCGCGCCGTTTACCGGCCGCCCCGAGAAGTTCCTCGCCCTGCACTTCGCCAACGAGGTCTGGAAGTTCAACGTCGGCGAGGTCATGGGCCACGAGGGGACCGACCCGGCCGCGTTTGAGGCCGTTGCGGAGTTCGCGGAGGAGATCGGCATGGTCCCCGTCCGCATCCACAAGGAGCAGCCCGGCTACGTACTGAACTCGCTGCTCGTGCCGTTCCTCTCGGCCGCGAGTGAGCTGTTCGTGAAGGGCGTCGCGACCCCGGTAGACATCGACAGTACCTGGCGCATCGCTACGGGCGCGCCCTCTGGCCCGTTCCAGATCTTTGACGTCGTTGGCATGATGACGCCCTACTATCTCAACGTCAACAGTGACGACCCGATCAAGCGCGAGTTCGCCGAGATCATCAAGCGCGACTACATCGACAAGGGGTATCTCGGGAAGGGTGCGGGGCGCGGCTTCTACGAATACGAGTAA
- a CDS encoding ABC transporter substrate-binding protein: protein MARKQILSGVALGAAAMLVLSGCASGGSADGGAGGGEAQAGGTLKVLANGDVDRLDPQLTAYVPVNSVVRSLSRSLLSYVSSNDVDERIALTGDLAEEVPTASEDGLTYEIKLRDGVTWNAPDGARPIVAGDVARGIERICNPHIGAALGGYFINLIDGMAEYCDGFAGVAAEPAAMKDYIESNDIKGIETPDDQTVIFKLVEPASDFTSMLSLPTANPAPIEVLDYLPDSPEYRENFVSSGPYTVASYTPDVKWEFVRNEAWNADSDPLRKAYVDKIEMTMGVEGDAAMQQLQAGSADLLFDLSPSPANIQQLTAANDTKFTTMENGGIDQFMWFNTTSDNNGGALKKLEVRQAIQYAIDKPAVVQVMGGEDIASVTNGIFGPGINGYEDFSLYGDKSGKADPEKAKALLKEAGVENLTLKFPYRNVGTQPDIAQTVQASLEAAGITVELFPVPPTDYYANFMTNRENASGGEWDVALVGWSPDWVGGAARSVFQPQFSFDGTPQAYNYVDFNSDKANELADQALAAATPEEAGKLWHEVDKTVMEESPIVSIVSRKKANYHSDRVQNFQIYALAQNGDWTNVWLKQ from the coding sequence ATGGCTCGGAAACAGATACTCTCAGGCGTCGCGCTCGGCGCGGCGGCGATGCTCGTGCTCAGCGGGTGCGCGAGCGGCGGCTCAGCCGACGGTGGCGCGGGCGGGGGCGAGGCCCAGGCGGGCGGCACCCTCAAGGTGCTCGCGAACGGCGACGTCGACCGCCTCGACCCGCAGCTCACGGCCTACGTGCCCGTGAACAGTGTGGTGCGGTCGCTCTCGCGCTCGCTGCTCAGCTACGTCTCATCGAACGACGTCGACGAGCGCATCGCGCTCACGGGCGACCTCGCGGAGGAGGTACCCACCGCGTCGGAGGACGGGCTGACCTACGAGATCAAGCTGCGCGATGGCGTGACCTGGAACGCGCCCGACGGTGCCCGCCCGATTGTTGCCGGCGACGTCGCTCGCGGCATCGAACGCATCTGCAACCCGCACATCGGCGCGGCGCTCGGTGGCTACTTCATCAACCTCATCGACGGCATGGCCGAGTACTGCGACGGCTTCGCGGGCGTGGCGGCCGAGCCCGCAGCGATGAAGGACTACATCGAGTCGAACGACATCAAGGGCATCGAGACCCCGGACGACCAGACGGTCATCTTCAAGCTCGTCGAGCCGGCCTCCGACTTCACGTCGATGCTCAGCCTGCCGACCGCGAACCCCGCGCCCATCGAGGTACTCGACTACCTGCCCGACTCGCCCGAGTACCGGGAGAACTTCGTCTCGTCTGGCCCGTACACCGTCGCGTCGTACACCCCTGACGTGAAGTGGGAGTTCGTGCGTAACGAGGCATGGAACGCCGACAGCGACCCGCTGCGCAAGGCGTACGTCGACAAGATCGAGATGACAATGGGCGTCGAGGGTGACGCCGCGATGCAGCAGCTCCAAGCCGGCTCGGCCGACCTGCTCTTCGACCTCAGCCCGAGCCCCGCGAACATCCAGCAGCTCACCGCCGCGAACGATACGAAGTTCACGACGATGGAGAACGGTGGCATCGACCAGTTCATGTGGTTCAACACCACCTCGGACAACAACGGTGGCGCGCTGAAGAAGCTCGAGGTTCGCCAGGCGATCCAGTACGCAATCGACAAGCCCGCCGTCGTGCAGGTCATGGGCGGCGAAGACATCGCCTCAGTGACGAACGGTATCTTCGGCCCCGGCATCAACGGCTACGAAGACTTCAGCCTCTACGGCGACAAGAGCGGCAAGGCCGACCCCGAGAAGGCGAAGGCCCTGCTCAAGGAAGCCGGGGTTGAGAACCTCACCCTGAAGTTCCCGTACCGCAACGTCGGTACGCAGCCCGACATCGCGCAGACCGTGCAGGCGAGCCTCGAGGCCGCTGGTATCACCGTTGAGCTCTTCCCCGTGCCGCCTACGGACTACTACGCCAACTTCATGACGAACCGCGAGAACGCCTCGGGTGGCGAGTGGGACGTCGCGCTCGTTGGCTGGTCGCCCGACTGGGTAGGCGGGGCCGCGCGCTCGGTCTTCCAGCCGCAGTTCTCGTTCGACGGCACCCCGCAGGCGTACAACTACGTCGACTTCAACAGCGACAAGGCAAACGAGCTCGCCGACCAGGCACTCGCTGCCGCGACGCCGGAAGAGGCAGGCAAGCTCTGGCACGAGGTCGACAAGACCGTCATGGAAGAGTCGCCGATCGTCTCGATCGTGTCGCGCAAGAAAGCGAACTACCACTCGGACCGCGTGCAGAACTTCCAGATCTACGCGCTCGCCCAGAACGGTGACTGGACGAACGTCTGGCTCAAGCAGTAA
- a CDS encoding ABC transporter ATP-binding protein, with amino-acid sequence MAILDVRNLVIDIPTEDGAVHAVQDVSFTVGEGEFFGIVGESGSGKSVLVQSVMGLIPQAKRSGEVLFKGEDLLSLSPEGLRKKRGAEISMIFQDPLSSLHPQYTIGWQIVEQIRAHEKISKEAAKARAIELLEKVRIPDAQARFDAYPHQFSGGMRQRVMIAMSLSLNPALIIADEPTTALDSTVQAQILDLLAEMREDFGATVLMISHDLGILSRVADRVMVMYGGRKLEVGTSENVLGNPAHPYTAGLLRSSSFNRAPGTPLIPIGGRPPSLLAPPAGCVFRDRCPNAMDICGEAPPLQKYDDGTESLCWLTTPPVEPPAPEMPPAEIIASSDDAIVEVEHLSVAFAQRRGEPRTVLDDISVQVRRGETLGLVGESGCGKTTLARTIAGLNPPTSGLIRFDGQDTADLSDAEWRQMRRKVQVVFQDPFGSLNPKRRVGSIIGDPFRIHKVASGADRLARVQELMEIVGLNPEHYNRFPSQFSGGQRQRIGIARAIALNPELVILDEPVSALDVSIQAQVLNLLDELQRELGLTYLFISHDLAVVRHVCDRIAVMDGGKIIELGTAETVYGQPQQAFTKKLLSAAAPEIPRVERERTLISASGGAL; translated from the coding sequence GTGGCAATACTCGATGTGCGGAATCTCGTGATCGACATTCCGACAGAAGACGGCGCGGTCCATGCCGTGCAAGACGTTTCATTCACCGTCGGCGAGGGCGAGTTCTTCGGCATCGTCGGCGAATCCGGCTCGGGCAAGTCAGTGCTCGTCCAGTCGGTCATGGGCCTCATTCCGCAGGCGAAGCGCTCGGGCGAGGTCCTGTTCAAGGGCGAGGATCTGCTCTCGCTCTCACCCGAGGGGCTCCGCAAGAAGCGGGGTGCCGAGATCAGCATGATCTTCCAGGACCCGCTCTCGAGCCTGCACCCGCAGTACACGATCGGGTGGCAGATCGTTGAGCAGATCCGCGCCCACGAGAAGATCTCGAAAGAGGCCGCAAAGGCGCGCGCGATTGAGCTGCTTGAGAAGGTCAGGATCCCGGACGCTCAGGCGCGCTTCGACGCGTATCCGCACCAGTTCTCGGGCGGCATGCGCCAGCGCGTCATGATCGCCATGAGCCTCTCCCTGAACCCCGCGCTCATCATCGCGGACGAGCCGACGACGGCGCTCGACTCCACCGTCCAGGCTCAGATCCTCGACCTCCTCGCCGAGATGCGTGAGGACTTCGGCGCGACGGTGCTCATGATCAGCCACGACCTCGGCATCCTCTCCCGCGTCGCCGACCGCGTCATGGTGATGTACGGCGGACGCAAGCTCGAGGTTGGCACGAGCGAAAACGTGCTCGGCAATCCAGCGCACCCCTACACCGCTGGGCTACTGCGATCCTCATCCTTTAACCGCGCGCCCGGAACGCCCCTGATCCCGATCGGCGGTCGCCCGCCGAGCCTGCTCGCGCCGCCCGCGGGGTGCGTGTTCCGCGACCGCTGCCCGAACGCGATGGACATCTGCGGCGAAGCGCCGCCCCTCCAGAAATACGACGACGGCACCGAGTCGCTCTGCTGGCTCACGACGCCGCCCGTCGAACCGCCGGCTCCCGAGATGCCGCCCGCCGAGATCATCGCCTCGAGCGACGACGCGATCGTTGAGGTCGAGCACCTCTCCGTCGCGTTCGCGCAGCGCCGCGGCGAGCCGCGGACCGTGCTCGATGACATCTCCGTGCAGGTGCGCAGGGGCGAAACCCTCGGCCTCGTGGGGGAGTCTGGCTGCGGCAAGACGACGCTCGCGCGCACGATCGCCGGGCTGAACCCGCCGACCTCGGGCCTGATCCGCTTCGACGGCCAGGACACCGCAGACCTCAGCGACGCCGAGTGGCGCCAGATGCGCCGCAAGGTGCAGGTCGTGTTCCAGGATCCGTTCGGATCGTTGAACCCCAAGCGTCGGGTTGGCTCGATCATCGGTGACCCGTTCCGCATTCACAAGGTTGCGAGCGGCGCCGACAGGCTCGCCCGCGTCCAGGAGCTCATGGAGATCGTCGGGCTGAACCCCGAGCACTACAACCGGTTCCCCTCGCAGTTCTCGGGCGGCCAGCGGCAGCGCATCGGCATTGCCCGCGCGATCGCGCTGAACCCCGAGCTCGTGATCCTCGATGAGCCCGTCTCTGCGCTCGACGTGTCGATCCAGGCGCAGGTGCTCAACCTGCTCGACGAGCTCCAGCGCGAGCTCGGCCTCACGTATCTGTTCATTTCGCACGACCTTGCCGTCGTACGGCACGTCTGCGACCGGATCGCGGTCATGGACGGCGGCAAAATCATCGAGCTCGGCACCGCTGAGACCGTCTACGGCCAGCCGCAGCAGGCATTCACGAAGAAGCTGCTGTCGGCGGCCGCCCCGGAGATCCCACGCGTTGAGCGCGAGCGCACCCTCATCTCGGCGTCAGGAGGCGCACTGTGA
- a CDS encoding branched-chain amino acid ABC transporter permease: MNHGRIIRGAPLRAPAIALLAIVLSFFALSFQVAPAHAATCVPDETTGCIQGIVKLSTGEPAEGVSLTMSGKGASGTNAAAESTATDANGRWSFPVTKAGEYTVTIDGATLPDGQFPKATDTRKVRVALFESASALFPLTDDPAAAAQPAAPGGGESDGGTSAETDGGSGTGADAGSDTGSGTSTDTATEATPGASNSFSWPRFWQQAASGLRMGLLLALGAVGLSLVFGTTGLSNFAHAEMLSMGGILAFLAMQLTGNIWLSGAIVVIVMAAFGWFQDAVLWKPLRKKRLSLTQMMIVSIGFSIVLQNIFQFFFGANILRIDPSTPKTVTLLGVTLTVQSYIAMGIALVAIIAVALVMKYTRFGRATRAVADNRPLAEASGIDVDRVIRSVWTVGVALAGLSGVLLGLVLNGIAWNTGWHYLLLLFAAVILGGIGTTFGAIVGALIIGLVIEMANIWLPGDLKHAAALLILIVVLLVRPQGLFGRKERIG, from the coding sequence GTGAACCACGGAAGAATTATCAGGGGGGCGCCGCTGCGCGCCCCGGCGATTGCGCTGCTCGCGATCGTGCTCAGCTTCTTTGCGCTCTCGTTCCAGGTCGCGCCAGCCCACGCGGCGACGTGCGTGCCTGACGAAACGACGGGCTGCATCCAGGGCATCGTCAAGCTCAGCACTGGGGAACCCGCGGAGGGCGTCTCGCTGACAATGTCAGGCAAGGGAGCCTCGGGGACGAACGCGGCAGCCGAGAGCACCGCGACCGACGCGAACGGCCGCTGGTCGTTCCCGGTCACGAAGGCAGGCGAGTACACCGTCACCATCGACGGCGCGACGCTTCCCGACGGCCAGTTCCCGAAGGCGACGGACACCCGTAAGGTCAGGGTGGCGCTGTTTGAGTCGGCGAGCGCGCTCTTCCCGCTCACCGACGACCCAGCAGCGGCGGCCCAGCCGGCGGCACCGGGCGGAGGCGAGTCCGACGGCGGTACGAGCGCCGAGACAGACGGTGGCAGCGGCACCGGCGCAGACGCAGGCTCCGACACTGGTAGCGGCACAAGCACCGACACCGCTACCGAAGCCACGCCCGGCGCTTCGAACAGCTTCTCCTGGCCGAGGTTCTGGCAGCAGGCAGCCTCGGGGCTCCGCATGGGCCTCCTCCTCGCGCTCGGCGCAGTGGGCCTGTCGCTCGTGTTCGGCACGACCGGGCTCTCAAACTTCGCGCACGCCGAGATGCTGTCGATGGGCGGCATTCTCGCGTTCCTCGCGATGCAGCTCACCGGCAACATCTGGTTGTCTGGCGCGATCGTCGTGATCGTCATGGCCGCGTTCGGTTGGTTCCAGGACGCGGTGCTGTGGAAACCGCTGCGCAAGAAGCGGCTGAGCCTCACGCAGATGATGATCGTCTCGATCGGATTCTCGATCGTGCTGCAGAACATCTTCCAGTTCTTCTTCGGCGCGAACATCCTGCGTATCGACCCGTCGACGCCGAAGACCGTGACGCTCCTCGGCGTAACGCTCACCGTGCAGTCCTACATCGCGATGGGCATCGCCCTCGTTGCCATCATCGCGGTCGCACTCGTGATGAAGTACACGCGCTTCGGCAGGGCGACGCGCGCGGTCGCAGACAACCGGCCGCTCGCGGAGGCCTCCGGGATCGACGTGGATCGCGTGATCCGCTCAGTCTGGACGGTCGGCGTCGCGCTCGCTGGCCTCTCCGGCGTGCTGCTCGGCCTCGTGCTCAACGGCATCGCGTGGAACACGGGCTGGCACTACCTGCTCCTGCTGTTCGCCGCGGTGATCCTCGGCGGGATCGGTACGACCTTCGGCGCCATCGTCGGCGCGCTCATCATCGGCCTCGTCATCGAGATGGCGAACATCTGGCTGCCCGGCGACCTCAAGCACGCTGCGGCGCTGCTCATCCTTATCGTGGTGCTGCTGGTGAGGCCGCAGGGCCTCTTCGGGCGCAAGGAACGGATCGGATAA
- the ffh gene encoding signal recognition particle protein: MATFGTLSSRLTDTFKNLRSKGKLSAADVDGTVREIRRALLEADVSLDVVKDFTGKVRERALGDEVNRALNPAQQVVQIVNEELVEVLGGDQRRLQFAKNPPTVIMLAGLQGAGKTTLAGKLAKWLKNQGHTPLLVACDLQRPNAVTQLGVVAEQAGVAIFAPEPGNGVGDPVKVAKNGVAEAKRQQHDFVIVDTAGRLGVDAELMKQAADIRKAIDPDEVLFVIDSLIGQDAVATAQAFQEGVDFTGVVLTKLDGDQRGGAALSIRGVTGRPILFASTGEGLDDFEPFHPDRMASRILDLGDILTLIEQAQTAFDEEEAKKVAEKIAKDAFTLNDFLGQMQQLRGAGSIKKMMGMLPGMGKMKDQLDNFDEREIVRTEAIIQSMTMEERENPKILNGSRRLRIAKGSGMTVTDVNSLVQRFEQAAKMMKTVARGGMPQIPGMGPIPGMGGHGGKKKQQQKGKGAKRSGNPAKRALAPTEAPAPQGGSGFGLGKGGAASAPSPEEMEKLQQMLGGGLR, translated from the coding sequence ATGGCTACTTTCGGCACCCTCTCCTCGCGGCTTACCGACACCTTCAAGAATCTCCGCTCGAAGGGCAAGCTCTCAGCGGCAGACGTTGACGGCACCGTCCGCGAGATTCGTCGCGCCCTGCTCGAGGCTGACGTCTCGCTCGACGTCGTCAAGGACTTTACCGGCAAGGTGCGCGAGCGTGCCCTCGGCGACGAGGTCAACCGCGCGCTCAACCCGGCGCAGCAGGTCGTGCAGATCGTCAACGAGGAGCTCGTCGAGGTGCTCGGAGGCGACCAGCGTCGGCTGCAGTTCGCGAAGAACCCGCCCACGGTCATCATGCTCGCTGGCCTCCAGGGTGCGGGTAAGACGACGCTCGCGGGCAAGCTCGCGAAGTGGCTGAAGAACCAGGGCCACACGCCGCTGCTCGTCGCGTGTGACCTCCAGCGCCCGAACGCCGTCACGCAGCTCGGTGTCGTCGCCGAGCAGGCTGGCGTTGCGATCTTCGCGCCCGAGCCCGGCAATGGCGTCGGTGACCCCGTGAAGGTTGCGAAGAACGGCGTGGCCGAGGCAAAGCGTCAGCAGCACGACTTCGTGATCGTTGACACCGCGGGCCGACTCGGCGTCGATGCCGAGCTCATGAAGCAGGCAGCAGATATCCGCAAGGCCATCGACCCCGACGAGGTGCTCTTCGTCATCGACTCGCTCATCGGCCAGGACGCCGTCGCGACCGCGCAGGCCTTCCAGGAGGGCGTCGACTTCACCGGCGTTGTGCTCACGAAGCTCGATGGCGACCAGCGCGGCGGCGCCGCGCTGTCGATCCGTGGCGTGACGGGCCGCCCGATCCTGTTCGCATCAACCGGTGAGGGCCTCGACGACTTCGAGCCGTTCCACCCCGACCGCATGGCGAGCCGCATCCTTGACCTCGGCGACATCCTCACCCTCATCGAGCAGGCGCAGACCGCGTTCGATGAGGAGGAAGCGAAGAAGGTCGCCGAGAAGATCGCGAAAGACGCGTTCACACTCAACGACTTCCTCGGCCAGATGCAGCAGCTTCGCGGCGCGGGCTCCATCAAGAAAATGATGGGCATGCTCCCGGGCATGGGCAAGATGAAGGACCAGCTCGACAACTTCGACGAGCGCGAGATCGTGCGCACCGAGGCGATCATCCAGTCGATGACGATGGAGGAGCGTGAGAACCCGAAGATCTTGAACGGCTCGCGCAGGCTGCGCATCGCCAAGGGCTCCGGCATGACGGTCACCGACGTGAACTCGCTCGTGCAGCGCTTCGAGCAGGCCGCGAAAATGATGAAGACCGTCGCGCGCGGCGGTATGCCGCAGATCCCCGGCATGGGGCCGATCCCGGGCATGGGTGGGCACGGCGGCAAGAAGAAGCAGCAGCAGAAGGGTAAGGGCGCGAAGCGCTCGGGCAACCCGGCGAAGCGCGCGCTCGCACCGACCGAGGCGCCGGCGCCGCAGGGCGGGTCGGGCTTCGGCCTCGGGAAGGGCGGCGCCGCGAGCGCGCCGAGCCCCGAGGAGATGGAGAAGCTGCAGCAGATGCTCGGCGGCGGTCTCCGCTAG
- a CDS encoding branched-chain amino acid ABC transporter permease encodes MDFWTGLLQAMLQTALSPVTAAFVIAAIGLNIHFGFTGLMNIGQAGFMLVGGYGFVISVMNGVGLFPAILISMAASALFALLLGIPTVKLRGDYLAIVTIGAAEILRMTARLANISHITGGPSGIQSTRFREQLNALSPLPEGRTTFLGLNYFNTGVDDWWSRIVAWALVALFLLITWLLIRSPWGRVLKGIREDEDAVRSLGKSPFSYKLQALIIGGVMGGFGGIIMSLPATINPDGMSRATTFNIWMILLLGGAATILGPLLGAILFFVVRLVITSVASEFVPASMLNAQQAEILAWILIGLMLMLLVIFRPQGILGNRKELAFND; translated from the coding sequence ATGGACTTTTGGACCGGACTCCTGCAGGCAATGCTGCAGACTGCGCTCTCCCCCGTCACCGCGGCCTTCGTCATCGCGGCCATCGGGCTGAACATCCACTTCGGCTTCACCGGACTCATGAATATCGGCCAGGCGGGCTTCATGCTCGTCGGCGGGTACGGCTTCGTCATTTCGGTGATGAACGGGGTCGGGCTGTTCCCCGCGATCCTTATCTCGATGGCGGCATCGGCGCTCTTCGCGCTGCTGCTCGGGATCCCGACCGTGAAATTGCGCGGCGACTATCTCGCGATCGTGACGATCGGCGCGGCCGAGATCCTGCGCATGACGGCGCGGCTCGCGAATATCAGTCACATCACGGGCGGACCGAGCGGGATCCAGAGCACCCGCTTCCGCGAGCAGCTCAACGCGCTGTCGCCGCTGCCGGAGGGGCGCACGACGTTCCTCGGGCTGAACTACTTCAATACCGGCGTCGACGACTGGTGGTCGCGCATCGTTGCCTGGGCGCTTGTCGCGCTCTTCCTGCTCATCACCTGGTTGCTCATCCGAAGCCCGTGGGGGCGCGTCTTGAAGGGCATTCGCGAGGACGAAGACGCGGTTCGCAGCCTCGGCAAGAGCCCGTTCTCGTACAAGCTGCAGGCGCTCATCATCGGCGGCGTCATGGGTGGGTTCGGCGGCATCATCATGTCGCTTCCCGCAACGATTAACCCCGACGGCATGTCGCGCGCGACGACCTTCAATATCTGGATGATCCTGCTGCTCGGCGGCGCTGCGACGATCCTTGGCCCGCTCCTCGGCGCGATCCTCTTCTTCGTCGTGCGGCTCGTCATCACGAGCGTCGCTTCGGAGTTCGTGCCGGCGAGCATGCTCAACGCACAGCAGGCTGAGATCCTCGCGTGGATACTCATCGGCCTCATGCTCATGCTGCTCGTCATATTCAGACCGCAGGGCATCCTCGGCAATAGGAAGGAGTTGGCCTTCAATGACTAG
- the ftsY gene encoding signal recognition particle-docking protein FtsY has product MAEKAWSFARAFRNVFGGGSETITDETWDDIETALITADFGPEIADSILEEVRGSVERHRVSEVKELKRILREVLEERLAAFDPTLKLIDRPAVILVVGVNGVGKTTTIGKLSNYLTRFDKKIIVGAADTFRAAAVEQLATWAERAGVAIVKPQQQGQDPASVAFQTVQRAIDEELDIAIIDTAGRLQTKGGLMDELGKIRRVIEKLAPVSEVLLVLDATTGQNGLAQAQAFIEHAGVTGLVLTKLDGSAKGGFVLAVQEHTKLPIKLVGQGEGIGDLTGFTPHVFAAQLVP; this is encoded by the coding sequence ATGGCAGAAAAGGCATGGTCGTTTGCGCGCGCGTTTCGCAATGTGTTCGGTGGGGGGTCTGAGACCATCACCGATGAGACCTGGGACGATATTGAGACCGCGCTCATCACCGCGGACTTCGGCCCCGAGATTGCGGACTCGATTCTGGAAGAGGTACGTGGCTCCGTCGAGCGGCACCGGGTGAGCGAGGTGAAGGAGCTCAAGCGGATCCTGCGTGAGGTGCTCGAGGAGCGCCTCGCCGCCTTCGACCCGACGCTGAAGCTCATCGACCGGCCGGCCGTGATCCTCGTTGTCGGCGTGAACGGCGTCGGCAAAACCACGACGATCGGCAAGCTCTCGAACTACCTGACGCGCTTCGACAAGAAGATCATCGTTGGCGCGGCGGATACCTTCCGCGCCGCCGCCGTCGAGCAGCTCGCGACCTGGGCCGAGCGCGCGGGCGTCGCGATCGTGAAGCCGCAGCAGCAGGGGCAGGATCCGGCGTCCGTCGCGTTCCAGACCGTGCAGCGCGCGATCGACGAAGAGCTCGACATCGCGATCATCGACACCGCGGGCAGGCTGCAGACGAAGGGCGGGCTCATGGACGAGCTCGGCAAGATTCGGCGCGTGATCGAGAAGCTCGCGCCCGTGTCGGAGGTGCTGCTCGTGCTCGACGCGACGACCGGCCAGAACGGGCTCGCGCAGGCGCAGGCCTTCATCGAGCATGCCGGCGTGACCGGGCTCGTGCTCACGAAGCTAGACGGTTCGGCGAAGGGCGGGTTCGTGCTCGCCGTGCAAGAGCATACGAAGCTGCCGATTAAGCTCGTCGGCCAGGGCGAGGGCATCGGCGACCTCACCGGCTTCACCCCGCACGTGTTCGCTGCACAGCTCGTGCCGTAG
- a CDS encoding ABC transporter ATP-binding protein: protein MTSYPYDRNELRASLAGLEQRPGTPKPDPILVADNVVRRFGGMTAVDVDHVEVQRGAITALIGPNGAGKTTFFNLLTGFDKPTPATGREKASWAFDGKSFSRTSATRVARSGMIRTFQLTKALTRMTVLENMLIGAANQPGENLFVGLVKPLWAKRERENIERAEDLLRRFKLDAKRNDMAGGLSGGQKKLLEMARALMSNPSMIMLDEPMAGVNPALTQSLLEHIEQLRDDGTTVLFVEHDMHMVRHISDWVIVMAQGRIIAEGLPEDVMTSPSVIDAYLGAHHDQDLGEVINTQMMQAIEEEIKEEAR from the coding sequence ATGACTAGTTACCCCTACGACCGGAATGAGCTGCGCGCGAGCCTTGCAGGGCTCGAACAGCGACCCGGCACCCCGAAGCCAGACCCGATCTTGGTCGCCGACAATGTCGTACGCCGATTCGGTGGCATGACGGCTGTCGACGTCGATCACGTCGAGGTGCAGCGCGGCGCGATCACGGCCCTCATCGGGCCGAACGGCGCGGGCAAGACGACATTCTTCAACCTGCTCACGGGCTTCGACAAGCCGACGCCCGCGACCGGGCGTGAGAAGGCGAGCTGGGCGTTTGACGGCAAGTCGTTCAGCCGCACGAGCGCGACGCGCGTTGCCCGTTCGGGCATGATCCGCACGTTCCAGCTGACGAAGGCACTCACTCGCATGACCGTCCTCGAGAACATGCTCATCGGCGCTGCGAACCAACCGGGAGAGAACCTGTTCGTCGGGCTCGTGAAGCCGCTCTGGGCGAAGCGCGAGCGGGAGAACATCGAGCGCGCGGAGGATCTGCTGCGCCGCTTCAAGCTTGACGCGAAGCGCAACGACATGGCGGGCGGCCTCTCGGGCGGCCAGAAGAAGCTGCTCGAGATGGCGCGGGCGCTCATGTCGAACCCGTCGATGATTATGCTCGACGAGCCGATGGCCGGAGTGAACCCCGCGCTCACGCAGAGCTTGCTCGAGCACATCGAGCAGTTGCGCGACGACGGCACCACGGTGCTGTTCGTCGAGCACGACATGCACATGGTGCGGCACATCTCGGACTGGGTGATCGTGATGGCTCAGGGCCGGATCATCGCGGAGGGGCTCCCCGAAGACGTCATGACGAGCCCCTCGGTGATCGACGCGTACCTCGGAGCGCACCACGACCAGGATCTGGGCGAGGTCATCAACACGCAGATGATGCAGGCGATCGAGGAAGAGATCAAGGAGGAGGCGCGATGA